From the Rhinolophus ferrumequinum isolate MPI-CBG mRhiFer1 chromosome 4, mRhiFer1_v1.p, whole genome shotgun sequence genome, the window ATCCCCTCCTGGCTGCAAATTCTAACCCAATCAGCTCTGCCTGCGGTTTGAAGTGGCACCCGCCAACCCACCCGCCCCGAAGTCCAAAGTTACGCTGGGGAGTCGAGCAAGCTGCAGATGGCGGCGGCTGGAGGGGAGGCAGCAGCCACTCGAGGTTGCCTCCGAAATCGCTCCCCGAGTCCGAGGAGCGTTTGGCCGCTCGAGTTTCGAGGACCTTCCTGGCCAGCGCCCAGCCCTGTTGATCTACCAgatttcggggggggggggggtgcctgTCCCCCATCAAGCCGATTTGGAAACAATTAGGAAagttttaaattagtttcttgttatcattcattttgttaatttccaGAACTCTCAGGCCATGAATTATTCAAAAGGCAAGGCAAGCCAACCCGAGCGGGGCGGCCGCGCGCCCCCGCCGCACGTTCCCAGTCCGGCTGCGGCCGCGCGGCTCGCCGCTGCTCCGGAGGACGTGAGCCCACCGGGTGCTGCCAGCCGCGGTGGCGCGAAGGTTTGATCAAATATTAAATAACGTAATTATTGCGACAAGACTTATCTCGCAGGTGGAAAAGAGTCCCCCGAGAGAATTAGAATTCggctgctatttttaaaaaatcaattaagcTTGCGGTCTCCTTTGAAACCGCCCGCGAGGACTGTGGCTCTCATGGTGGGGTAAGACTACGGCGGCAATAACACCGATAACTAGAACCATACCAGATAATTGTTGTCATCACCTTTATCTTCCCGGTGGCCACCAAGGTCGTTTGAATGGGGTGGGGAACGTTGTTTTTAGATAGGGTCAGAAGTCACAATTCCAGCTTCACAGGCTAGACTATGAAAGCCCATCCACGTGAAAGATGGAGCAGGGATGCTTCTCGCAGGGTTGGCGGGAAAGGCCGGGGCGACAGGGCCTGGGGCCACGGGCGAGAGCTGGCCAGGTGAGTCCTGGGGCGAGAACACCTGTAGGAACGGGACCGACGTAGTGCTTCACGAGAAAGTAAAAATCGATACAATCATGGCAGTGGATGCCTACGGTTTATTTATGAGAGTGTAGTCGAAGTTGAGAGCAATTTCAGAACACGCATTAAACAAAAATCTATTCAGAAGTTAGTTGCTGTGTCTTGAGGACATCATTTCTTAGACCTACCGAAGGAGCAGGACCTAGAGCTAggactgggaaaaaaagaaaatttaaaacgaATGGATGGCACAAACGTAGCAGGTGTATttcatgcttatttttcttttgcctttcctaCTCCACCACCGCCAGGATTTCCTGAGAAGCTGAAATGCAAACGGAGACCAATCTCCCCCAACTCTCTccaaattattttgagatattcTTTAAGAGAACCGGAGCCATACATCTTAAGATTTCCACACACTGACTGGAGCCGTGAATCCGCTTAGAGTGAAATTCTGCTCTTCTGAACCAGAAAACTTTAACAAGGCCAACTATCGCTGAGTGACAAGCTTTTGCATTCTCTCCAGGACATTTGTTTGCttggttgtttgtttcttcacGAATTGACAGTTAAAGGTGTCTTAGAATAGTCTTATTATTCCTTGCGGCGGTACACAAATTCACTCACCAGAGAGCAAAGCATTTTCTTGTTTTGCATAGTTTCCTACTACAGAAAATAGGAAACTCTGCAAAGCATGTATTTTCATAATCTGTTTTATTAGCATAATAttgtcttcttttcattttacttaatacaAAACAAATGTTTAACTTCCTATTACATACATCGGTCATCATTATATAACATAAATGCATTTGCCTGCAACACTTCGTTTGgggcagattttttttaaagcaggcttTTCGTTTGTTCATTCCTGGTTCTCCAACAATGAAATCCGGTCatacttttctataaaataacgtgttttgtttttttttttacaaatgcattttatttaaaaacgtTGATGACATTTCAAGTCtgtaacaacagaaaaaaatcaattttgatgGAAgagatctatttttaaaaatacctctaagtgcttttttttttttaaacattaacatCTGTTTAAAATCACAGCTTTTTAAAGGTACTATTCGTTGTTGAACATCAAGTGTTTTGTTTCACAGATTTGCCGGTGAAATTAAAAAGATTTGGCTAAAGTATGATGATTTCAGAAGATATAATCCCAGCTAATAAAGTAACTTTGTACATTTGGCATCTGATCTAGTCCCAAgtcaccaaaaaaataaagaatctcTGGTTCCTCTGGAGCAGTAGGTGGCACACTAAATGTTCCAAATGAACAGAGGCATTTGACATGGTGGCAGGACAGATTAGCggatgttttttacatttattatcctccaaaaaaagttatttagttatatttttaaagaaacgtTTTTTAGGCTAGAACAACACACATAAATCTCCAAATGCCTCTGTCCCTGAAcctcaatttaaatattttaggggTGCCTGGTTATTAGCTTCCACCACTCTGAAGTTAGGGCTGTGGTTTAAGAGTttctgcagttttaaaaaaaaactttgataACACAGATAACTAATATAGAACTCATTTTATTCAGAGCACCACTTTTCTCATGAGTTGTCTGAAAGTGAATTCTGATTCAGCAGAAAAATACATCATTCTcaccctttctccttttcatccCCCTTTCAACATCCTCCCCTATATTTTTGGTTGAATTGAGTCTCATTTGCTGACCCGCTTTACCAGGACTTGGCCCAGTATAGACACAAAAATGCACCCAAATCATAAAACTGCTCTTCTTTCagttatgttttatttgtaaGTGTACCGGGACACATCCCCCTGTTGTATTTTGGCGCACAGAAATGGTTCTGATagaagtggggaggggaaaaggTAATAGAGCAAAGACATAACCAATGAGAAAGCTCAGCAAACATACATGGACAGGTAGATAAATCCATGAGACATTTCAGGATTAACACTGGCAGTTTGTAACcactgtgtgagtgtgtgtattaaagaaaatatttacaataatctTCCCTTTTTACTTTTCCTCTAAATACAAGAATATGACAAGAATGTTGTGTTTTCAGTGAAAACAGGCAGTAGACTGTGAAATCACTCTATCCACAAAACGGTCTATCAGAAAGCTAGCCCAGTTTAGTGCTCAGTTTCAAATGCATAGAATGTTTGCGCTGCAAACAATGATATAcaacataattaaataaataatgcctAACCAGAGTGAGACCTAATTGTGTTTCTTTCTGTACCTTTTAGATCATGCATGATTTCAGTCTTGTTAAATGgcaggttttttcttttctcatttcttctgttttcaattttttagttattattaaaGGATGAGAATAAGCCATCCCTACACACAAGATCAAAAGAGTACCTTGTGCACCAAGCAGGCATTTTACCTAACCACCTTCAactgtctttctcattttttaaattcatctgcAATCAAATATCTTGATTATTACTATGAAATACTGTACATGATTTTCTATTTGGGAGACTGATAGTGCAAATTAAAGTTCTTGCTACCCAACATTTATCCCCatcaataaattactttttaataataataataataataataataataatgaaacacaGTTGTTCTGCTTCCCCTACCCCCCCAACATGCAGACCCTTTTGAAATAAATGGAGGACTTTAAACCTGCCTTCCTCTCATTTGGGATTTAGTTGATTTTTCTCATAGCCAAGTCCTACTCGCACTGAAAGCAGAAACTTCtcaatatttcattgatttcatgttctccaagagagaaggaaagtggaCCTAGAAGAGCTAGATGGATTTTGTtctgtggagaaaaggagacagagtaTTTCTCCTAGTGTCTTCCATCCCATCAGTCTATTTGAATcaataggaaataaaattcagTAGGTAGTTTAAAGTAAACCacactcagaaaaataaagggCAAGCAAGTTCTatgagtggggggagggagctgATTTTGAAATAGTCTGTTTCTAGATCTTAGATATAAGagcaaaactgaaaagagaaaaaccttgttaaaattattttattttcctagaataaaatatttatttcggAGCTCCTAAGTTCTGCTTTTTAATCAGTTCAAAGACTACCTCTCTCTCCTTaaacaccccccgccccccaattaGGCCCAGGCCACAGGAGGATAGGCCAGGTCACTGGAAAATTTAGACCCCAACTAAAGTGGCAGTCAACCGCCCCCCCATCAGTTCCCCCCACTCACTTTCTGGCAATGGAGAGCAGCCATCGGAGTCTCATTGGAACgaagaaattaaagagaacaTGGATGGGGTGGAAGTGAGATTTAGagggaaaattaatattaaacacACAGAACAACTAGCTTCGCTACCCAgaattttacctttctttttcgGTTTTTGACTgggttcgtgtgtgtgtgtgggggggtcagTGGTAAATAATGATggtgctctttttttctcttcgtTAGGGGGAAATGAAGCTGCAGAATACGGCTCTCAGGAGTTAAAATTTCTAAAGcatcttttatttgcttttgttctgttttgttttagtttgtccTTATTTGCCTAGTTTTTGGTGGTCGGTAGTTTTTTGTACATAGTTCCTTGGTCCCCAGGAGATTTTGATAGGTGTCTCTGGTCCAAAACAATCCATTTCCCTACCCTTCCCGAGTCTCCCCCCACCCTAACCCCCAGAACCATCCTGCTCCTCAAAACCCTCCAGTCTCCGCTTTATTTCCCCCCACTCCCCGATCACCCAAAtgctccctcttctccccaccaTCCTCTCCAGTGTCCACACCCAACACCCTAGTCTTCTAGGCTAGGGGAGGATTAAGGCAGGGAGAGCAGAAAGGGGGCGGAAGAGAGCGCAAAAGGAAGAACTCTCCTAATGCAAGCAGGATAACCGACACTCCAAATGGGCTGGTGGGGAAGCAGGCCCGGGAAAAGCCCGCTCAATGCCCCATTCAGCTCCCCGCTCTGTCCCACCCGGCACCTCCTACCCCCCTCAGTAAGTGGCGGAGAATTTCATCCGcttctgcttctgtctctggTTGCAAAACCACACCCGCACTACGTTCTTTTTGAGGTCCAGTTTCTCGGCGATGGCGGCGATCTTCTCAGACGAGGGCCGAGGTTGTACCGCGAAGTAGGCCTCGAGGGAGCGCTTCTCAGGCGCTGCGATGGAAGTCCGCTTGCGCTTCTTCTCGCCGCCGTTGAAGAGCTCCGGCTTGTTCATTTTCTCGCGCTGCGCACCCTCGGCCTCCTCGAGCCATGCCTGCAGTATGGGCTTGAGCGCGATCATGTTGTTGTGCGAGAGCGTGAGCGACTCGAACCTGCAGATGGTGCTCTGGCTGAGCGAGCCCACGCCCGGGATCTTGAGGTTGGCCAGCGCCGAGCCCACGTCGGCCTGCGTCACGCCCAGCTTGATGCGCCGCTGCTTGAAGCGCTCGGCGAACGCCTCGAGCTCGCGCGGGTCCGTGTCCGAGTCGCAGATGGACGCCAGGCCCGCGGCGCCCACCACCGCCGCAGCCGCCGACGCCGCCGCCACCTGCCcggccgctgccgctgccgccgctgccgccgcgcCGTGgtgcgccgccgccgccaccagcCCTGGGTGCGGCAGCCCCGACGGCATGTTCATGGCGGCCGCCGCCGCGGGGTGCGACAGGTGGCCCAGGCCGTGCATGTGCGGATGCGGGTGCGCCGAGCCGCCCAGCAGCCCGCTGCCGGGGCCGCCGCCACCGCCCCCCgggccaccgccgccgccgccgccccccggGCCGCCACCGCCTGGGCCGCCGCCGCCCCCTGGGCCGCCACCTCCCCCCGGACCGTCGTGGGCACCAccgccgccgcccgccgcgcCCGCGCCGCCCGCGCCAGCCATGAGCGCGAGGGAGGGCGACGAGATGTGGTCCAGCAGGTCGCCCGGCTCGAGCgcctggtgatggtggtggtggtggtggtggtgcgcCAGCGGCACGGTGGACGTGGACGTGCAGGGCACGCTGTTCATCGTGTGGTACGTGGCGTCCGGCTTGAACGGGTGGCTCTTGCCCTGGGACACGGCGATGTCCACGGCCGCCAGCGCCTCGGCCCGCGCCAGCAGCGTTTCGTCTAGGCTGGCGAAGAGGTTGCTCTGCAGCTGCAGGCGacacaaaccaaaccaaaaaaaccacaaaaccaaaaaagcaaaacacaacacaaaacaaaaccacacacaaGCCAGAAAGCACAAGCAAAGGACAAACACAAAGCAACCAAAATAACAACAACGGGGGTGGGGGTAGTGGAGACCGGGAAAGGCGGAATGGGGGACACATTGGAGATGAGACAGGGAGACAGACGAGAAGGGTCCGGAGTGTGGGTAGGTGGACAGATGTAAGGAGAGGGACACAGGAACACATTCCGGGAACGGGCGTGGGAGacgaaaaaggaggaaggaaagaagaaatggagatgTAACTCGCAGCTGGGGACCCGTGTCGCGCACCCGCACACGCAGAGATCGCCTTTCTGAGGCATGAAATTAACAGAGAAAGTGGAGGAAAGTCGAGAGTCATGGCCCCAGCGCTCCCCACTCATCGCAGGCTCCGGACACGGAGGCAGGGGCGACAGAAACACGACATTCAGCCCCACTGTACAAAACGTGCCAAGCAGCGGGATTCCTCTAAAAACCCCTGCCCGCAAATCCCCGGACCGGGACTTTTGCACACACCAGCACCCGACATGCAGCGTCTCGGAAACGGGGAGGGGGCGGGTGCGCGGGCTGGAACCGCGGGCGTGGGGCGCTTACCGGCGGCGTGGGCAGGCAGGCCCGCCGGATGGCCTCGGAGCTGGAGTGCAACGACGGGTACTTGTGCTCAGGGAGGGTGGGATGCATGGCAAAGTGAGGCTGCTTGCTGTTCATGGACATCATCTTGATGGCTTGGCATGTAAATCCACAAACACTCCGAAAGTCCGCGGGAAAGTGCGCACGCCGGCTCTCCCGGCCTCGCTTCCCAGGCTGCAGCCGCCGCAGCTGGCGGCACGGAAGCGGCGGCCGCGCGGGGGGCTGCTGCGCTcctgctgccgccgctgccgccccGCGCTCGCTTTGACCGCGCAGAGCGCCGCGCACCGGCCTCGCGATCCCAGTTCTCCAAGAGCTCTAGCCCCGCGCGCGGACGGGATGCACTCCTCTTACACCTGAGCCCTACTTCTCGCGGCCGGCCCGGGGAGCTCTCGCGAGAACTCGCGGCCCAGCCGCGCTGACAGGCATCAGCTGTCTTCGTCTGTCTGACGCGCGCTCTCTTTCGGCGGCACCGTGCGtctgcgcgcgcgcgcgctcgccCAGCAGCTACCCGCGCGTGGGAGCCGCTCTTATAGTGACCACCAGCAAGGACAGCGCAGGTGTTGCACCTGTAGCTGCCGGGGCATGCGCACTGCACGCTTCACCTTCCCCACCGCGGGTCTAGGAAGATCAAAAGGGCCAGCTATTGTCTGAGGGTAGGCATCTTTTAAGCAGAAAAAGACAAGATGTTCGCACGCAGCTCTGTAGTTTCCCGTCTTCTCCCGCCCCAGCTCAAGCCCTGAATATATGCTTATTACTTAGGCACACCTCCTCTCCGGGACGTCTAACAAGCTGTTATATAATGTATACAGCTGGGCATTTGTATGTTAAATTATGCCCGTGCATTTCTCTGTATACAgtataaataacacaaaaatgCAGGAGGTGCTGTCTTTTGCTGCGAGAACCTGTTTCTTTCAAGGTTTATAAATAGGTTCTTGAAGAATAATCACGGTGACAGACATTTGTTTGAAGCAGTCAGACGCTATTGATTTCCATATAATTTAATTTCCCCCGcctactttgttgttgttgttgttattgttgtgaaTATAACTGTCAGGCACCGACAGTGACAGCCACTTAGGAGCCACAAGAAGCGTGTGCTTTCTACTAGGGAATGCCTGTTGAAATGAAATTGTGGATTTCTCGTATTGTTTGTCTCCTTTAACTGTGTACAAACCCACGTTTCAAACGAGCTCCGGGTGATCTGAGGCTTCtagtaaacaaaaggaaaaatagttaaCAGGGTGTAGTTGGGGTCCTTTCCTCTcctcaatgtgtgtgtgtgcgcgcgcgcgcgcgcgcgcgtgcaaacacacacacacacacacacacacacacactttatcctggaaactccaggaaaaggaaatcgcttcagaga encodes:
- the POU4F1 gene encoding POU domain, class 4, transcription factor 1; its protein translation is MMSMNSKQPHFAMHPTLPEHKYPSLHSSSEAIRRACLPTPPLQSNLFASLDETLLARAEALAAVDIAVSQGKSHPFKPDATYHTMNSVPCTSTSTVPLAHHHHHHHHHQALEPGDLLDHISSPSLALMAGAGGAGAAGGGGGAHDGPGGGGGPGGGGGPGGGGPGGGGGGGGPGGGGGGPGSGLLGGSAHPHPHMHGLGHLSHPAAAAAMNMPSGLPHPGLVAAAAHHGAAAAAAAAAAGQVAAASAAAAVVGAAGLASICDSDTDPRELEAFAERFKQRRIKLGVTQADVGSALANLKIPGVGSLSQSTICRFESLTLSHNNMIALKPILQAWLEEAEGAQREKMNKPELFNGGEKKRKRTSIAAPEKRSLEAYFAVQPRPSSEKIAAIAEKLDLKKNVVRVWFCNQRQKQKRMKFSATY